The Cloacibacterium caeni region TCACCAAAGAATTAGAAACCGAACTCGAAATTCATTTTAAATTTTCTCAACAAAACATTATTTTTTCTCTTCTCAATAAATTTGATGCGAAAGTCTTGAATTTCGATACACAAGAAGATTGTATGATAACAGCAAGGCTCAATTTGTCCGAAAAAGAAAAAATCTCGGAACTTTTGTCCGAGATTCAATATGTAAATTTTAAATTTTTAGAATAAGATTACTCTCTTCTTCCTCCGAAAAGCATTGACGCCCAATAAAGCAATTGTGCTAATGAACCTAGCGCTGCCACAACATAAGTTCTCGCCGCCCATTTTAGAGAATCTTCAGCCGCAGCATGTTCTTCTCTGCCTAATGTTCCAGAATTTTCTAACCAAGCTAACGCTCTTTTACTCGCATCATACTCTACTGGTAAAGTAATGAACGCAAAAAGTGTAGTTACCGCAAAAAGTAAAACACCAATCGCTAAAACTGTAGTATTTCCTTGAGGATTCTGAATGCTTCTGGAAGCAATCATCACAGAAATCCCTGCAAAAATTACAAACTGAGAAAGCGTAGAACTAATATTTACCAACGGAACCAATTTAGAACGAAGTTGCAACATAGAGTAACCAACTGCATGTTGTACAGCATGACCACATTCGTGAGCTGCAACCGCTGCTGCTGCTGCATTTCTCTGCATGTAAACTCCTTCAGAAAGATTTACTGTTTTATTTACTGGATTATAATGATCCGTTAATTGACCAGGAACAGAAATCACTTGCACATCATGAATTCCATTATCGCGAAGCATTTTTTCGGCAATTTCTTTCCCAGACATTCCATTTCTGAGATGGACTTTGGAATAATGTTGAAATTTCGACTTCAATCTAGCCGAAACCAACCAACTCACGAGCATTAACACTCCTAAAATTAAATAATAACCTGTCATATTTTTATTTTGTTTTTTTTGTTTATTCTTTTTGAAGTAAAAACTGTGCCAAACTTGGGCATTGTCATCTTTTACACTATCTTTGTTTTTCTAATTATCTAAACATGTCTGAAGTAAAAATCATTCAAGTTACTACCGAAAAACAATTATCAGATTTTATCAAATTCCCGATGAATCTGTACAAAAATAATCAAAATTATGTACCATCTTTAATCAAAGATGAGAAAAGCATTTGGAACAAAGAAGAAAACCCTGCTCTTGCCTATTCCGAAGCTAAGCAATTTTTGGCTTACAGAGACAATGAAATCGTAGGAAGAATTGCGGTGATGATTAATCACAATGAAGCCCAAGAACTCGGCATAGAAAAAGTAAGATTCGGGTGGTTAGATTTTATAGATGATGAAGCCGTTTCTAAAGCACTTATTGACACGGCTATAGCTTATGCTAAAGAAAAAAACATCAAAAAAATAGAAGGACCGATGGGTTTTACCAATCTAGACAAGGCAGGAATGCTCACTTTCGGGTTTGACAGATTGGCAACGATGATTGGGATTTACAATTTCAGCTATTATCCAAAACATTTAGAAAAATTGGGATTGGTGAAAGAAAAAGAATGGGTAGAATTCGAAATTATGTTCCCTGATGTTTTACCAGATAAAGTTGAAAAATTCAGCCAACTCATCGCAGAAAAATATCAACTAAAAACCTTAAAATTCAATTCTAAAGAAGAAATTCTTCCTTTAGTAGAACCGATGTTTAAGTTACTAGACGAAACATACAAAAATCTTTCTACTTACACTCCTATTACCGACGAGCAAATCTTGCATTACAAAGAAAAATACTTCGGCTTTATAGATAAAGACTACATTATCTGCATAACTGACAAGGATGACAAGTTGATTTCTTTTGCGATTACCATGCCTTCATATTCCAGAGCTTTGCAAAAAGCCAATGGTAGTTTATTACCATTCGGATGGTATCATTTACTAAACGCTGGCAGAAAAAACGAAAGAGCTAACTTTTATTTGATAGGAATTCATCCAGAATACCAAAGAAGAGGAGTTACCGCTATTATTTTTAAAGAAATCTGGAAAACTTTTAAGAAAAAAGGGGTGAAATTTTTAGAGACCAATCCAGAGTTAGAAGAGAACAAAAACATCCAATTACTTTGGCAAGATTACAATCCTGTAAACCACAAGAGAAGAAGAACTTACACTTTAGAATTTTAAAAATTTAAAAATGAAAACTCAACTTTATTATTACATTGGCATTATCATCATGTATGTGATGTACAATCAGTTTTTCCAAGTAAAAGATGAGAAAACTAATGCTATTATTAATATTTTGTTTGCGAGTTTTCTTTTTGGGTACATTGCATTCATTGCGTTTAAGGTTTTAAAAAACCTCAAGAACAAGTAGTTATTTTTATTAATTCTAAATTAGAGAAAACCTTTTTTTAGAAAGAAAAGTGTTTAAAAATACTTCTCGTTTCTATTTATATTTCGTAAATTTGCCAGTTAGAAATACTTAATAGAGATGAATTTACCTGATAATTATATCCCTGTTCTTATTCAGGCGGCAGTAGGTTTAGGTTTTGTGTTATTTACTTTATACGCATCACACAATTGGGGTCCTAAAAGACACACTTCTGGAGCTACTAAAGATGACACTTTCGAGTGTGGAATTGAAGTAGAAGGAAATGCAAGAACTCCGTTTTCTGTAAAATATTTTCTTACCGCTATTTTATTCGTTTTATTCGACATAGAAATTGTTTTTTTCTATCCTTACGCTGTAAATTTTAAAGAATTAGGATTTGAAGGATTCCTTGCTGTAACTACTTTTATAGCAATCTTCTTCATAGGATTTTTCTATGTACTAAAACGTGGAGCTTTAGATTGGAATAAGTAAATTTATGCCGCTAAAGTGTTTTACACATTAGAGTAAGATTTTTCAAAAAAAACTTTAAAAAAATTAAAAATGTCAGATAATAAACCTGTAATCAATACTAATGCACCAGCGCCTCCAGGAATTGAAGGTGAAGGTTTTTTCGCAGGAAAATTAAGCGATATTATTGGTATGGCGCGTAAGTTTTCGCTTTGGCCATTACCATTTGCTACTTCTTGTTGTGGTATCGAATTTATGGCAACTATGGCTCCTAACTATGATTTATCTAGATTCGGGGCAGAGAGAATGAGTTTCTC contains the following coding sequences:
- a CDS encoding zinc metallopeptidase — encoded protein: MTGYYLILGVLMLVSWLVSARLKSKFQHYSKVHLRNGMSGKEIAEKMLRDNGIHDVQVISVPGQLTDHYNPVNKTVNLSEGVYMQRNAAAAAVAAHECGHAVQHAVGYSMLQLRSKLVPLVNISSTLSQFVIFAGISVMIASRSIQNPQGNTTVLAIGVLLFAVTTLFAFITLPVEYDASKRALAWLENSGTLGREEHAAAEDSLKWAARTYVVAALGSLAQLLYWASMLFGGRRE
- a CDS encoding GNAT family N-acetyltransferase encodes the protein MSEVKIIQVTTEKQLSDFIKFPMNLYKNNQNYVPSLIKDEKSIWNKEENPALAYSEAKQFLAYRDNEIVGRIAVMINHNEAQELGIEKVRFGWLDFIDDEAVSKALIDTAIAYAKEKNIKKIEGPMGFTNLDKAGMLTFGFDRLATMIGIYNFSYYPKHLEKLGLVKEKEWVEFEIMFPDVLPDKVEKFSQLIAEKYQLKTLKFNSKEEILPLVEPMFKLLDETYKNLSTYTPITDEQILHYKEKYFGFIDKDYIICITDKDDKLISFAITMPSYSRALQKANGSLLPFGWYHLLNAGRKNERANFYLIGIHPEYQRRGVTAIIFKEIWKTFKKKGVKFLETNPELEENKNIQLLWQDYNPVNHKRRRTYTLEF
- a CDS encoding NADH-quinone oxidoreductase subunit A, whose translation is MNLPDNYIPVLIQAAVGLGFVLFTLYASHNWGPKRHTSGATKDDTFECGIEVEGNARTPFSVKYFLTAILFVLFDIEIVFFYPYAVNFKELGFEGFLAVTTFIAIFFIGFFYVLKRGALDWNK